In Sphaeramia orbicularis chromosome 15, fSphaOr1.1, whole genome shotgun sequence, a single genomic region encodes these proteins:
- the LOC115434670 gene encoding barrier-to-autointegration factor-like, which produces MSTTSQKHRDFVGEPMGDKSVMALSGIGGTLGKKLDEQGFDKAYVVLGQFLLLKKDPEMFTEWLKDVTGANSRQAGSCAQCLKEWCDAFL; this is translated from the exons ATGTCAACGACATCTCAGAAACATCGTGATTTTGTTGGTGAACCAATGGGAGACAAATCGGTGATGGCGCTGTCGGGGATTGGAGGAACTCTGGGAAAGAAACTGGACGAGCAGGGCTTCGACAAG GCCTACGTGGTCCTGGGTCAGTTCCTCCTGTTGAAGAAGGATCCTGAAATGTTCACCGAGTGGTTGAAGGATGTCACCGGAGCCAACTCTCGTCAGGCCGGATCCTGCGCCCAGTGTCTGAAGGAGTGGTGCGACGCCTTCCTCTGA
- the entpd6 gene encoding LOW QUALITY PROTEIN: ectonucleoside triphosphate diphosphohydrolase 6 (The sequence of the model RefSeq protein was modified relative to this genomic sequence to represent the inferred CDS: inserted 2 bases in 2 codons; deleted 6 bases in 6 codons; substituted 1 base at 1 genomic stop codon): MKRPKLAVLFLFLFCLLVYLMFVKRHYSFNMPETFRPPPHPRPGFDRQXSLEGQSFQYGIMFDXGSTGTRVHVFKFHMDHNEAPKLAHETFKAIKPGLSAYADAPEKVRTQIAELLEVAKSSVPSSVWNSTLWSXRLQRGLRLLPGEKATHLLDTVRALFAESPFLSADDSVSIMDGTDEGISAWITINFLLGENSEPHSPTVGMLDLGGGSTQITFSPRGKKTIQMSPIDFIRSFQMFNNTHTVYTHSYLGLGLMSARIAVLGAVDSSPLGVSTELVSPCLAPEYSGRWEHSDVVYTGQRTESSGYEGCLTKVEKVLYRKVMKAAEAAEADYYAFSYYYDRAADLGAIEEMTGGTITVSEYINAAKRVCSGLSVSPVQSPFLCLDLVYISVLLQELGFPPHKQFKLARTINQAETSWALGATFHYIESLKRH; encoded by the exons ATGAAGAGGCCAAAGCTGGCGGTGCTGTTCCTCTTC CTCTTCTGCCTCCTTGTTTACCTGATGTTTGTCAAGCGTCACTACTCCTTTAACATGCCTGAAACCTTCAGACCGCCTCCTCACCCAAGGCCTGGCTTTGATAGAC CCTCGTTAGAGGGGCAGAGCTTCCAGTATGGCATCATGTTTG GCGGGAGCACCGGGACCAGGGTCCACGTCTTCAAGTTCCACATGGACCACAATG aagccCCTAAACTGGCTCATGAGACGTTCAAGGCCATCAAACCGGGTCTGTCTGCTTACGCTGATGCTCCAGAGAAGGTAAGAACTCA GATTGCTGAGCTGTTGGAGGTTGCAAAGTCCAGCGTCCCATCCTCAGTCTGGAACTCCACCCTGTGGTCCTGAAGGCTACAGCGGGGACTCCGCCTACTTCCAGGA GAGAAGGCCACCCACCTGCTGGACACG GTGCGGGCGCTGTTTGCAGAGTCC CCCTTCCTGTCTGCAGATGACAGTGTGTCCATCATGGATGGCACTGATGAAG GGATTTCAGCCTGGATCACTATCAACTTCCTCTTAGGTGAGAATTCAG AGCCCCACTCGCCCACTGTGGGGATGCTGGATCTGGGAGGGGGGTCGACTCAGATCACCTTCAGCCCCCGGGGGA AGAAAACCATCCAGATGTCGCCCATCGACTTCATCCGA TCTTTTCAGATGTTCAACAACACTCACACGGTCTACACTCACA GTTACCTGGGTCTGGGCCTGATGTCGGCTCGTATCGCTGTCTTGGGAGCCGTTGACTCTTCTCCCT TAGGGGTCAGCACTGAGCTGGTCAGTCCATGCCTGGCTCCAGAGTACTCGGGCAGGTGGGAACACAGTGACGTCGTGTACACCGGTCAGAGGACAGAAAGCAG CGGGTACGAGGGCTGTCTGACCAAAGTGGAGAAGGTTCTGTACAGGAAAGTGATGAAGGCGGCGGAGGCGGCGGAGGCAGAC TACTACGCCTTCTCCTACTACTACGACCGAGCAGCTGACCTCGGCGCCATCG AGGAGATGACAGGAGGAACCATCACCGTGTCTGAGTACATCAACGCTGCTAAAAGAG TGTGCAGTGGACTGTCCGTCAGTCCTGTGCAGAGTCCGTTCctctgtctggacctggtctaCATCTCGGTTCTGTTGCAG GAGCTCGGTTTCCCTCCACACAAACAGTTCAAG TTGGCCAGAACCATTAACCAGGCGGAGACCAGTTGGGCTCTGGGAGCCACGTTTCATTACATCGAGTCCCTGAAGAGACACTGA